A DNA window from Meiothermus cerbereus DSM 11376 contains the following coding sequences:
- a CDS encoding Gfo/Idh/MocA family protein — protein MRIGIVGAGWWAGFAHLPAFRDAGAQIAGIYSRTPAHAQKLAAAFGTQAFERYDDLLQLCDAVAISTTDDTHAPLGIQALQAGKHLFMDKPLARTVEEGRALVAAAQQHQRIGLTAFTSRGDLAAETAQALVQAGEIGDVLYLRGYFHGGYMGDPSGPTTWRAKAETGGAGGAVADLGAHLFDLVRMVTGLEFTQVMAQGHIHLQRPDPVSNYDEGAVLARLGEASGMFSLSRVHIGGDQRLELEVQGTQGALKLSPALWGSGQSAQLLLAKRPGQYQAVPPDPSLLRGRNPETSWGHFQFIELARRFLESIAKNQQPTPSLEDGLMAQQVIDACVLSSQQNTWVSV, from the coding sequence GTGAGGATTGGAATCGTAGGTGCCGGCTGGTGGGCCGGGTTTGCTCATCTGCCCGCATTCAGAGATGCTGGGGCGCAGATTGCAGGCATCTACAGCCGCACCCCCGCCCATGCCCAAAAACTGGCCGCAGCCTTTGGCACCCAGGCCTTTGAGCGCTACGACGACCTACTGCAACTCTGCGACGCCGTAGCCATATCCACCACCGACGACACCCACGCCCCGCTGGGCATCCAGGCCCTGCAGGCGGGCAAGCACCTCTTCATGGATAAGCCCCTGGCCCGCACAGTGGAGGAAGGGCGGGCCCTGGTAGCAGCGGCCCAGCAGCACCAGCGCATAGGCCTGACGGCCTTCACCAGCCGGGGCGACCTGGCCGCCGAGACCGCGCAGGCCCTGGTGCAGGCAGGTGAGATTGGGGATGTTCTTTATCTACGGGGCTACTTCCACGGGGGCTACATGGGCGACCCCAGCGGCCCCACCACCTGGCGGGCCAAAGCCGAGACCGGCGGAGCGGGGGGCGCCGTGGCCGACCTGGGGGCCCATCTATTCGACCTGGTGCGGATGGTAACGGGCCTCGAGTTCACCCAGGTGATGGCCCAGGGCCACATTCACCTACAGCGGCCCGACCCCGTCAGCAACTACGACGAAGGGGCGGTGCTGGCCCGTCTGGGCGAGGCTAGCGGAATGTTCTCGCTCTCGAGGGTGCACATCGGGGGCGATCAACGGCTCGAGCTCGAAGTCCAGGGCACCCAAGGGGCGCTCAAGCTCTCCCCTGCCCTGTGGGGCAGCGGACAAAGCGCCCAACTTTTGTTAGCGAAGCGCCCCGGCCAGTACCAAGCTGTGCCCCCCGACCCCAGCCTGTTGCGGGGGCGCAACCCCGAGACCTCCTGGGGACACTTTCAGTTCATCGAGCTGGCCCGGCGCTTCCTGGAGAGCATCGCCAAAAACCAGCAACCCACGCCCAGCCTCGAGGACGGCCTCATGGCCCAACAAGTGATTGACGCGTGTGTGCTAAGTAGCCAGCAAAACACCTGGGTATCGGTTTGA
- a CDS encoding oxidoreductase translates to MTLPIHVALIGYGMAGKVFHAPLIQAVPGLHLVTIQSSQPAKVRADWPEVWVSATFEEVISSPLIDLVVIATPNSTHFELARRALEAGKHVVVDKPFTLNAHQARTLAELAEAQGRVLSVFQNRRWDGDFLTLRKIVEAGTLGEVVYFESHFDRYRREVQNRWREQAGPGSGIWYDLGPHLADQALLLFGWPEAIFADIGMQRQGAQAPDYFHVLLRYSRLRVVLHASALVPGGSPRFVIHGTQGSLVQYGLDTQEKALKDGLRPGAPGWKPEGSEAWLYRPEQAPEPVFVEVGDYRRYYESVRDAIRGQGPNPVPPEQAVRLMELLDAAHKSALERREIALEGQV, encoded by the coding sequence ATGACCCTACCCATTCATGTCGCACTCATTGGCTACGGCATGGCCGGAAAAGTCTTTCATGCACCGCTGATTCAGGCTGTGCCAGGCCTGCACCTGGTGACTATCCAGAGCAGTCAGCCCGCAAAAGTACGCGCCGACTGGCCCGAAGTTTGGGTGAGCGCTACTTTCGAGGAGGTCATTAGCAGCCCCCTCATTGACCTGGTGGTGATTGCCACCCCCAACTCCACCCACTTCGAGCTAGCGCGGCGTGCCCTGGAAGCAGGCAAGCATGTGGTGGTGGACAAGCCCTTTACCCTTAATGCCCACCAGGCCCGCACCCTGGCTGAACTGGCCGAAGCCCAGGGACGGGTGCTCTCGGTTTTCCAGAACCGTCGCTGGGACGGCGATTTTCTGACCCTGCGCAAAATTGTGGAAGCCGGAACCCTGGGGGAGGTGGTCTACTTCGAGTCGCACTTTGACCGCTACCGCCGAGAGGTGCAGAACCGCTGGCGCGAGCAGGCTGGCCCTGGCAGTGGCATCTGGTACGACCTGGGGCCCCACCTGGCTGACCAGGCCCTGCTGCTTTTTGGCTGGCCAGAGGCCATCTTCGCCGACATCGGCATGCAGCGGCAGGGGGCCCAGGCCCCCGATTACTTTCACGTGCTGCTGCGCTACTCGAGGCTGCGGGTGGTGCTGCACGCCAGCGCCCTGGTGCCGGGGGGTAGCCCACGCTTTGTGATCCACGGAACCCAGGGCAGTCTGGTGCAGTATGGCCTGGATACTCAGGAAAAAGCCCTTAAAGACGGCCTGCGTCCGGGTGCGCCAGGCTGGAAGCCCGAGGGAAGCGAGGCTTGGCTCTACCGGCCCGAGCAGGCCCCGGAGCCTGTTTTTGTCGAGGTCGGCGATTACCGGCGTTACTACGAGAGTGTGCGGGACGCTATTCGGGGCCAAGGGCCCAACCCGGTGCCGCCCGAGCAGGCGGTGCGACTGATGGAGTTGCTCGATGCTGCCCATAAAAGCGCCCTCGAGCGCCGAGAGATTGCCCTGGAGGGTCAGGTATGA